The following are from one region of the Candidatus Hydrogenedentota bacterium genome:
- a CDS encoding ApaG domain produces the protein MKPTDAPALHDIRISVETEYIAAQSEPARDRYAFAYTVTIENRGGLPAKLLTRHWIITDAGGRTIEVR, from the coding sequence ATGAAGCCGACCGACGCGCCCGCCCTGCACGACATCCGCATCTCGGTCGAGACCGAATACATCGCGGCGCAATCGGAACCGGCCCGCGACCGCTACGCCTTCGCCTACACCGTCACCATCGAGAACCGCGGCGGCCTGCCGGCGAAGCTGCTGACCCGGCACTGGATCATCACCGATGCCGGCGGACGCACGATCGAGGTGCGCG